TCCCAGCCCGTCGCAGGATCGAGCGGAACATGTTGTTCACGGTGGTCGGATAGAGTTTCCGGTGCTCGACGGAGGGGAACAGCCAGTCGCTCTCGCCAGCGTGTTGGCTGCGGACATCGAGATAGCGCTCGAGCGCCTCGATCACAGTCACATGTAGCGGTACGAGCCGGCTCTTGCGGAACTTGGTCTCGCGGATGTGCAAGACCCCGCCGGGCTGGATGTCGTCGAGCCTGAGCGCGAGAGCCTCCGAGACGCGCAGTCCCGTGGCGGCGATCAGCCCGAACAACATGACGTAAAGCGGGCGCCTCAAACGATCGTTCCTATACCGCCGGGCTTTTCCAGCCGCATCGAGGATGCGGGCGATCTCGCTCGGCGTGTAGATATAGGGGATCGGCCGTCCATGCCGGCTTCGCGCGACGTCGACACGCGGAATCTCATGCAGAGGATCCTCGGCGTGGAGGAAGCGCGCGAACAGGATCAGGTCCGTCAAACGCCGCTCGCGAGCGCCCGGCGTGCGGGCGACTGTCGCCAGCCAGGCGAGAACGGATGTAGCGCGGACGTGCGTTTCGTTCCGCTCCGTGGCGAAGCGCGCGAAGGCGTGAAGATGTCGTTCCGCCTTGACCAGCTTGTAGCCGAGCGTGCGGCGCAAAGTGATGTAGCGGTTTGCGTCGTCGTTCAGCATGGCAGCCTCCCGCCCCAGGGCTGCGCGATCTCCGACAGGAGGCCGATGTCGACCTTGGCGTAGAGCGCGGTGACCGATGGCGAGCGGTGCCGCAGCACGGCGCCGACGCCGGCAAGGCTGGCACCGCTCCGCAGCATCGCCGTCGCAGCGGAATGGCGCAGAACGTGAGCACCGCGATGAGCGCTCTTTATCTGAGCCCGGTCGAGAGCCCGCCGGACGATGCACTTCACGGCGATGCGGCTCAACGGGCGGACAGGCGCCGTCTCCGTCAGGAACACCCGCGTCGTTGCGATGCGTGGCCGCGCCCGCTCGATATAGGCAAGAATGGCCTCGCCAATCTCCTGGGTTAGCGGCAAGCGCTCTTCCCGCCGGACCTTGCCGGCAAGGGTTATGCGGCCGGTCCCCCAGTCTATCGCGTCGAAGGTGAGATTGGCGACTTCGCTCGCCCTGAGGCCGAGTCGGGCAAGGAGCAGGATCACGGCTCGGTCACGCAGACGGTCCTCTCCGTCGCAAGCGATCAGAAGACGGTCGAGGTCGGCTTGTCCGAGGAACCATGGTGTGGTCGCCAACCGCCAGCTTGCGAAGCTCGGAACCGCATGTTCCCGACCGACCGGACATTGTCCGATCGCCACGAGATATTTGAGGTAGGCGCGTGTTGCCACGGTGATGCCTTGCGCCCGCCCGCGGCCGTGCGGCCTCGCGCGAGCGAGCACGAAGCCGCGGATCGCGGCGGCGGTATATGCCGCCGGATCAGTGCCTAGCGACGCCAGCAGATCGACTAGAGTCGCCTGATAGGTATCGAGCGTCGAATCCTTGATGCCACGTTGCTCCTGCATCCAGCGTCGGAAGGCCGCGAGCGCGGGCCAGGTCTCCTCCAGCGACAGGTGACGCTCTGGAGGCAGAATGCTCTTCGCGCGCAGATAGGCGACGAACAGCGCGGCCGCTCCCTGCGGCGCGCGGGCGGTCTTGCCGCCCCGGAACACCGACGCCGATGCGGTGAGACCGTCGGCGAGCGTTTCTATCCCGAAGCCGGCCGCGCGAACCCAATCCCCCCACAATGCCAGCAGGCGCACAATCTCCGTTATCGTCGCCGCCGAGTAATTCCGCTGGGCGAGCCAGTCCTTGAAGCCGTCGGCATGTGGTTGCAGCCAGTTGATCCGGACATCGACACTGCGGCGATGTCTGCGCTTTCGCTTTGTCATCCTGTTTTCCTTCGAGGTGCTTGTTGGCGCCGGAAGAGCCCGGCACGTCGAGCAAATCGAAGGCTGCGGCACTATTCCATGCGGCAGGCGTTTTTGCTCCTCGACAGGAACCCAACCAGTCCGGCGGCGTAGGGCTGGGCGCGGTTGGTGTCGTTGGGTC
Above is a window of Pleomorphomonas sp. T1.2MG-36 DNA encoding:
- a CDS encoding tyrosine-type recombinase/integrase — encoded protein: MTKRKRRHRRSVDVRINWLQPHADGFKDWLAQRNYSAATITEIVRLLALWGDWVRAAGFGIETLADGLTASASVFRGGKTARAPQGAAALFVAYLRAKSILPPERHLSLEETWPALAAFRRWMQEQRGIKDSTLDTYQATLVDLLASLGTDPAAYTAAAIRGFVLARARPHGRGRAQGITVATRAYLKYLVAIGQCPVGREHAVPSFASWRLATTPWFLGQADLDRLLIACDGEDRLRDRAVILLLARLGLRASEVANLTFDAIDWGTGRITLAGKVRREERLPLTQEIGEAILAYIERARPRIATTRVFLTETAPVRPLSRIAVKCIVRRALDRAQIKSAHRGAHVLRHSAATAMLRSGASLAGVGAVLRHRSPSVTALYAKVDIGLLSEIAQPWGGRLPC
- a CDS encoding tyrosine-type recombinase/integrase, yielding MLNDDANRYITLRRTLGYKLVKAERHLHAFARFATERNETHVRATSVLAWLATVARTPGARERRLTDLILFARFLHAEDPLHEIPRVDVARSRHGRPIPYIYTPSEIARILDAAGKARRYRNDRLRRPLYVMLFGLIAATGLRVSEALALRLDDIQPGGVLHIRETKFRKSRLVPLHVTVIEALERYLDVRSQHAGESDWLFPSVEHRKLYPTTVNNMFRSILRRAGIALERHPRPRIHDLRHTFATRALEQCGAQRGMVARHFVALSTYLGHTDIRNTYWYLEATPEMMTDIASAAEMLVGESAA